In Lysinibacillus sp. FSL M8-0337, the following proteins share a genomic window:
- a CDS encoding ABC transporter substrate-binding protein produces the protein MKKFTFLLICALALSLAACGEKSTTEDVNASADKVETEQQVQSSGAITLIDDLGNKHEFEATPNSVATLHSGVMDILLALGANVTGRPTISYDIGADVAAIQEIGNPHEPSFEKIAALNAEVLIVPQSFQQFATTVEATGTKVVYSTMNSVDDIKDTIEKYGMLFNNTTAAEKLVAQIDEKIAESAAQSKLDALIVYGAPGTYLAALDNSLYGDILNKAGGKNIAADLPATDKYPTYANLSVEKIVERNPKVIMLITHANPASVKEGFEKQLKENAAWKNLDAVKNNQIIILPSEVFDNPGTEVIEAIDYMRGVLKTAEEAVK, from the coding sequence ATGAAAAAGTTTACATTTCTATTAATTTGTGCGTTAGCTTTATCATTAGCAGCATGTGGTGAGAAAAGCACAACAGAGGATGTTAATGCTTCAGCAGACAAAGTAGAAACTGAGCAACAAGTACAATCGTCAGGAGCGATAACACTAATTGATGACTTAGGAAATAAGCATGAGTTTGAAGCAACGCCTAATTCGGTTGCAACGTTACATAGCGGAGTAATGGATATTTTGTTAGCGTTAGGAGCAAATGTTACGGGGCGACCAACGATTTCTTATGATATAGGAGCAGATGTAGCAGCTATACAAGAAATAGGCAACCCGCATGAACCGTCGTTTGAGAAAATTGCTGCATTGAATGCGGAGGTGCTTATTGTGCCACAAAGCTTTCAGCAGTTTGCTACAACGGTAGAAGCAACAGGTACGAAAGTTGTCTATTCAACGATGAATTCGGTTGATGATATAAAAGATACGATTGAAAAGTATGGAATGTTATTTAATAACACAACAGCAGCAGAAAAATTAGTCGCTCAAATTGATGAGAAAATTGCAGAAAGCGCTGCACAATCAAAGTTAGATGCTCTTATCGTTTATGGAGCACCAGGTACATATTTAGCCGCGCTTGATAATTCGTTATATGGTGACATTTTAAATAAAGCGGGTGGAAAAAATATCGCAGCTGATTTACCAGCGACAGATAAATATCCTACTTACGCGAATTTAAGTGTTGAGAAAATCGTGGAGCGTAATCCAAAAGTAATCATGCTGATTACACACGCGAATCCTGCTTCAGTAAAAGAAGGTTTTGAAAAACAATTAAAAGAAAATGCAGCGTGGAAAAATTTAGATGCAGTAAAGAATAATCAAATCATCATTTTACCATCAGAAGTATTTGACAACCCTGGCACAGAAGTCATTGAAGCCATTGATTATATGCGTGGCGTTTTAAAGACAGCTGAAGAAGCGGTTAAATAA
- a CDS encoding iron ABC transporter permease: protein MIEEEKYAHPLARKRRMVLMVLPILLVIVSVSSLMLGQVSFSVSEVFSGIFSSEDTMARRIVWEIRMPRILTGIIIGVCLAIAGSILQGVMQNPLADPGVIGITSGAGIMAVAIMVVFPGYIIYLPIAAFVGAFVAAMIVYSLSVKKGGTSPMRIILVGVAINALCGAGTNALMILYSDRVQSVLPWLSGGLIGVGWVQFNMIIYYVIVAIFLSIVAIKHIRIMRLGDEMASLLGHNVERSRFFLIVLSTLLAGIAVSVAGLVGFVGLVVPHILRLIIGGDHKYLIPASALAGGLLVVFADTIARTIFDPIEVPVGILLAFIGGPYFLYLIHRKGNSIATN, encoded by the coding sequence ATGATAGAAGAGGAAAAATATGCACACCCTCTTGCTAGAAAACGAAGAATGGTGCTGATGGTGTTACCAATATTGTTAGTTATCGTAAGTGTCAGTAGTCTTATGTTAGGCCAAGTTTCGTTTTCAGTAAGTGAAGTGTTTAGTGGGATTTTTAGTTCAGAAGATACAATGGCACGACGAATCGTATGGGAAATTCGGATGCCACGTATACTGACGGGTATTATTATTGGCGTTTGTTTAGCTATTGCAGGTTCGATTTTACAAGGTGTCATGCAAAATCCATTAGCTGATCCAGGAGTTATTGGTATTACTTCTGGCGCTGGCATTATGGCAGTAGCAATTATGGTTGTCTTTCCAGGCTATATTATCTATTTACCTATTGCCGCTTTTGTAGGTGCATTTGTAGCCGCAATGATAGTCTATTCGTTATCGGTGAAAAAAGGTGGTACATCCCCAATGCGTATTATTTTAGTAGGGGTAGCCATTAATGCACTATGTGGTGCGGGGACAAATGCACTGATGATTCTGTATAGTGATCGTGTGCAATCTGTATTGCCATGGTTGTCAGGCGGTTTAATTGGTGTTGGTTGGGTACAGTTTAATATGATTATTTACTACGTCATTGTAGCAATTTTCTTATCCATTGTAGCGATCAAACATATTCGCATCATGCGTCTGGGAGATGAAATGGCAAGCCTTTTAGGACACAATGTGGAACGCAGTCGATTTTTTTTAATTGTGTTGAGTACGTTATTAGCAGGAATTGCTGTAAGCGTTGCTGGATTAGTTGGATTTGTTGGCTTAGTTGTACCGCATATTTTACGTTTAATTATCGGTGGAGATCATAAGTATTTAATACCTGCATCAGCATTGGCTGGAGGCTTACTAGTTGTCTTCGCCGATACAATTGCGAGAACAATATTTGATCCGATTGAGGTTCCTGTTGGCATTTTACTAGCATTCATCGGAGGACCGTATTTCCTCTATTTAATTCATAGAAAGGGGAATTCCATTGCTACGAACTGA
- a CDS encoding ABC transporter ATP-binding protein yields MHYQHEFTNFQLDDINLKINEGEVISLIGPNGSGKSTLLRVISRLLKPNSGTVYLNEQNIHEMKSKEVAKTLTMLPQMNSHQLDLTVRELVEFGRHPHSGGKAVLTKKDIEIVDWAIDVTGLKHLQNRVLPSMSGGERQRAWIAMTVAQHPKVLLLDEPTTYLDIAHQLEVMELVKELNHKYKMTVIMVLHDINQAAQNSERLIVLKKGKIHYDGSPHCVVCKEMFQSIFEIDAEIYMQGGNPIFTPIKLCASPCK; encoded by the coding sequence ATTCATTATCAACATGAGTTCACCAATTTTCAGTTAGATGATATTAACTTGAAAATCAATGAAGGGGAAGTTATTAGTTTAATAGGACCAAATGGCTCGGGAAAATCAACATTATTACGTGTAATATCACGTCTTTTAAAACCGAATAGTGGTACTGTATATTTAAATGAGCAAAACATTCATGAAATGAAGTCTAAAGAAGTGGCTAAAACATTAACGATGCTTCCACAAATGAATAGTCATCAATTAGATTTAACTGTGCGTGAGCTAGTAGAGTTTGGGCGTCATCCGCATAGCGGAGGGAAAGCGGTCCTGACAAAAAAGGATATAGAAATTGTCGATTGGGCAATTGACGTAACTGGCTTGAAACACTTGCAAAATCGAGTATTACCATCGATGTCTGGAGGAGAACGCCAACGCGCTTGGATTGCAATGACTGTCGCACAGCATCCCAAAGTGTTGTTGCTCGATGAACCAACAACATACCTTGATATTGCGCACCAATTAGAAGTGATGGAGCTCGTAAAAGAGTTAAATCATAAATACAAGATGACAGTGATTATGGTGTTACATGATATTAACCAAGCTGCACAAAATAGCGAACGTCTAATTGTACTAAAGAAAGGGAAAATACACTATGATGGTTCTCCACATTGTGTGGTATGTAAAGAAATGTTCCAATCAATTTTTGAAATTGATGCTGAAATTTATATGCAAGGTGGCAATCCAATCTTTACCCCTATAAAATTGTGCGCAAGTCCTTGTAAATAA